In Bactrocera neohumeralis isolate Rockhampton chromosome 5, APGP_CSIRO_Bneo_wtdbg2-racon-allhic-juicebox.fasta_v2, whole genome shotgun sequence, the genomic window TTACAGTTTTATAAAGCATTAaagcatttttctcaaaacaacaCTTATCAAATTGGCTGCACATGTTTCTGCAAAACAAATCAGCTTTTTCCTGCTAATTCGGTGTATATTTcagcatttttattatatgagtGGCCAAAAATCATCTAATTTTTCagcaaaaatctaaattttttttcaaagtctgccaatttagttaaatttcaacagaaaatatttgcaatcgTTAGTCATTGTATAGGCAATAGCTCatgaatttataaaatcatataaatttacatttaaaaatatgtaaatctcTTTTTTTCTAACCACAATAAAGCTCACAATAATTGCAGCCGTTTAGGACCTCTTTAAGTGATTTTAGAAATATAACTCGccaaaaattattcattagttttcgttgaaattatttgagtatatttattaaatattaataaaattatgctgaaaattttaaaatattgcatgcaatatttttctgtgaaaaattgccaaaaatgaACTTTTGTTATGCTATCACACTACATACATGTGCACCTTATGGACTGATATACACTCAAAACTTTATagagaataatttttcaaaatactaaTCAAATATACTGGCTTGATATTCACAAAtggttatttgtatttatactaACTGTCAGTTGACTTACCTTCGCACGCGGTGCTGTTCTATTGACATGTTGCTTATTCGCACTGTCATTTGCGAGCGTATAGCCACAAGCATTCGACCAAGGCGCGGGAGCTGCTTCTATTAAGCTCGGAGCGGGTAAAGACAAAAGCAAGTACAACATTGTTATCAAAGTGAAGGACAACAGATTTCTGAGCAATTGTCTTGTACTAGTAGGCGACGTCGTAGTCGCTGGCATGTGGCATTCCGGCAAGCGTGAAATATTGGCAACATTGCTAGCTTTCGAGTTATTATCAATATCAGCCACCACTTGAACTTTCATAGTCAATTCAACATCTTCGCTTTGCTCATTTGCGCTTGTATTATCACTTTTTGCTACGCCTTGAATCCACATTTGCTTGCGGGCTTTAACACGGCgtgcacacataccgatcgattGAGTGTCACCTATACACTTGATAGAGCGCGATGAAATGCTTGCTGAACGTTGAGCGCCAGTTActgtaagttaaaaaaaataaatacatcaTTAATTAATGCAATTGAGTAATAAACATTGCTTAGTGAAGATTAACTGATTTTAGTTGCTATTTAAATGGGCAGTTCAACATTTCATTTGCAACTAATTGAgcgaacatacatatttgaattcAAACGTTGTAAGCTAAGCAAAAAATGTTAACGACTAACTACTTGCCGCAAGCTGTTCACACAGGTAGCTGCTGAATGCGGGAAAACCCCACAATGGGCACGGAATTTCCTCATAAGCGCGTGCTACGCTGCTGTGGTCATTATTGGAATTGGTATAGCTAGAGTTTTTAGAACGTCTCGGATAAGCAACGTTAGCAAccttcatacatacatgctcAAATAGTAAATGTTGCGTTAACAATTGACTTGCGAAGTGTTTGAGGCGATTCGAAAGCTTAGCAAcattttttgggggtttttccTAGCACTCGCAATCggtcataaatatattttcctatATTTAACGATGGGATTAGTTTGCTTACGCAGACACTTAATTGAGTTATTAAAAGAGAAACTTTTTTAAGCTAATTGCTTTTAACCTTTTACTACAAATCGGCAGGTTGTTATGTgaatttgtgaatattttcgCTTTAGTACATGACAATCGACGTAATTTATCCATTTATCTATGGTTTATATTCGTATAAGAGCGATTGTTAggtttttttctaacttttctaaagttgttgttgcatgaCACCCAATAACCTGTTGTAGGAAATTCCCTCAATTATTATATTTGGAACCTCGAATGGATTTGTAATGCAAAGCTTTTTGGAAAGTTTTCTGGAAGATTTCAATTTAGTTATATTCATTTTTGTAATGAATAAAAATAGctgtcataattttttgttatttaacacGACTTTGGCGAGACAAAGCACATCACTAGTGCCCAAGCCTTTGATTTATAAACTCGTTTCGACAGTCTTTACTAACGCGAACAGTTTGTCAGGAGTTTTTTACGTTAGAAAAGAAAATTGTGGTTTCAGTAATATTCATTAAGTATTCCAAGGAGTCTACTTTTTTTACGAACATAAGTGTTTGAGTGACAAAAAGTATTCAGTGAAGGTGTTGAAGTCATCATGTGAGTCGTCCATCCATCTCGGTGAAGACAACCTCGAAAACGTTAAAGAAACGGTACTGAAAATCATTGTGTTGGTATTAGAGAGATAGTGGAGGATCTCTTGTGGTCCAACTGAAtatgttttggttaatattgtaattaataatttggttaatattttaatatgtaaaggGTGTCAATGCTAGACACATACTTAAACACCTCAATTGTTTGCAAAAATGATGTCGAATAGAGATAGCTGACAACCTTACAATTCTCGTCATTACTAGCGACAAGATGTGGGCTTATAAATATGAGTCGAAGCTAcccaggttaggttaggttaagttaggctAAGAGGTCGGTTCTAACAggaatctcacttggacagcttaaaATGCTGGTCCGTTTTGATACCTAAAAGttctatataaaatatcacATAACCCTTATAAATCGACGAAGCGTTTTGAGCAATTTTGTTGCGACGGCTAATGCCACTTACGACTATGGTTTCTGGTTCGACGAAGGTAAGACTGCCGAAATGTTTCGAATTTAGCCCGGCAAAGGCTGGACAATAAAGAAAATGGATGttggatgtttccacctcacttTCCTCAATACAACTTCGTCAACTTGCGTCTGCTAAGATTTTTAGATTTCCTGATAGCCTAAAATTAGGATTGACGGAGAGGTCCCACTTCAATCTTCCCACATATCTTCGACCTATTCATTAAAAACCGATCCTCTCTCCAGGGACTTGTCCCCAAGCTGAGAAAAATCCGTCAGTAATAGGATCTACTACGTAGTGATTCAAGTTTTCAGAAATGCAGTTGAGGGAGGAGAGAATCTCGATGACCTTGTTTAGACCCCTTCATATAAGCAGCTTACTTGAGCCTTAAAGCACAATACGCAACAATATGCACTTGTCGGAAATGTCCACGGTCGATATGAGTCAAATGGCAtgtccgggtcaaatttaaTCAATAAGTGCTAAGCCTAACATGTCTTAGAAGCGTAAAGGTTTTTGGACCTGAAAAACAATTTTGTCCTTTCTAtcttgcaataaaatattaggATAAGTAAAAGGAAAAACAACGAACTCATGGACAGAGTGTTCATctgaatccaaaaaaaaatcttaaattcgAAAGCGGATAGTTACTGGTCATAAAAAGTGGGTCAACCGAAAACTGTTTTGGTCGAATTGTGGTGAGACGGTGCCGGGATTAACGGTCGGAACAGTTTTGTTATGTGTTTGGTGGAAATGGCATGGAGTTGTATACTAAAAGCTGTACCTCTACGGTCAAACTCTTAATTCGACCACACATTTCAGTAGTGGCTCATCAGAAAGTCCTTCAATTTAGTTGTGAAGTTCTTTTGCACCTCCAGGCCTTGAACTAAGTCATTACGACCTGTTTATGACATATAATTTCGCTGGAAAGAATTTGCCTCAAAGAAGTTTGTTAAACTCGACTGTCTCAGTCGTCCCAAAAAGGACGATGTCaacaaattattgaacaaaAGGCAGTATACTTGACCTCAATCGGAGCACTCTAACTAAGTTTAGACCTTCAattcaatgcaaaaataaaggctttCTTTTTACTAAACCTTATGCAGTGAAATCTCccttaataaacatcaaaaaTGTTGGGACCGACAAAAATAAAggcttttcatttattaaaacttaTACAGTGAAATCTCCCATAAGCGGACTCGGACGGGACGAGTCTCTCTGACCGGTTAATGGATTGTCCTCTGTAAACATCAAAAATGTTGGGACCGACAAAAATAAAGACTTTccttttactaaattttatacAGTGAAATCCCCCATAAACGGGCACTGACATAATCAGCCTTCCTGCCTGGTTAAGAGATTGTCCGGCCAATGAAAATTTCCGCttaataaagttttcactgtattacataaatattagaTTGCTTAAAACAACTTACCAAGTCCTAGATTTAAAAGCTGTGGAAACTGGGAGACTTTACTTCAAAACACCGGATAAGTCAAAAGGTTACCTATGAGTGGCTTTGTAGTGCCAGCTGCTAACTTTTATATCTGGTGAAATTCACGGACAACGTGATAAAAAGCCTACTTATTGCTAAGTAGGTAgtcattatataatataatataatatatatatataatataataatttatgtcAAGTGACACTTTTCCAAAGAAACGACATTTTGTGTTCACTTGTGAATTAATGGAAGTAAAGTGGTTTTTAAAGTGTCAAAGCGTGccaattatgaaaattttcaaaacataaacTGAGCGTAACAAACTTGTTTATGACTTGTGTTCTTTCctatgtatgaatattttttctacaaattctAGTTTCATTGATCACTAGCAGACTTCATGTCGCCACCGATATCGCGCattgattaattaaaaaccaGAAACACAATAACACAAATTTGTTATTGTAGCAAATTTGCTGTGGTTTTCAGTGCCTGGAGACAGGTGTCTTACGCTATGTAGGCAGGTGTCTTCGATTTATACAGTTGCTAAGTGGGTTATGGCGTAtcgtttattaaattaacatttgtTGTGTAATTGAATCAAGTTGTTGGGCctaatatgtacgtatatgcaTGGCGACATGGCGAATGCGATGAATAGTGAAGCGTTTGATCGAGCGACAGATATAGAAACTGAAGAATCTAATACAAACgattgtatcaaaaaatcagtaAACGGTGCTAAAATACGAACTAAAAGCTACTTGATTTGTCAAATTTCTATCTTTTGAGCGCTTCTctctttacaaaaaatgtatttgtagaGGCAAAAACGAAATTGTTAAGTTGTAGAAAGTATGCGGAGACCACATTAAAATAGTGTAGCCGATAACTTTAATGtcaccaaattttgttttacagaTCTTAGAGATTAGAGAGTttggttttataaataagttttattattttgaattgcTTTTTGTgctattgattttaaaattagagACATGAAATAATTAAGTTAAGATATGGAGCAAAAGCTACTCCCGGTTTATCAACTTGCTATCTCATGGCTCAAAAAACTAATTGACTAACTAAACTGAAAAtgtaacttttttcttgttttaaaaacttATGGCATGAGAAAAACTCActgtagtagtctggtaacttgggttgaaaaaatctaatttgtttttgcttaatttgaaagtacaatggcttgagaatatactgttaaaaatttagacagaaatgcgAAAcatttcgggagttataacgagttaCCTAAAGCGCCTTggagtcctctctctcggagttgttgaaatttaaacgtgtttttctcaaaacattgtttttctggtcggcccgggtcctgacttttttctactgaaccgatggCTTTCAAATTTTGACAGGCTGTTCTACACACCTATAGTTCCCGTCGGTACTAACGAGAATTTTaactaacttttttattttaaaaccctttctttgctaaaataaaaggactttatttcaaagtccgccattttgttatttacctttgaaatttaactttattagttccgaccagaatgacatgtctatacattaagaataatcaagaatatttgatttccgATAACATCATGAGCCAAAATCACCCTAgccacccacgtgcatttttttgaggttccaacttcgagtaacaataataataatagtaataaagtattaaatttttttaaataaatttgtaaataaaaacactcaaatattcaagataattcatttttattttcctataaaaaaaaaaacacattccaAAGCCTCAATTTTAAGAGCGGGTTTATCAGTAAGAgtgctacaattttttttaaataaaataaaaacagtttgaaatatcaatgaaattctttatttctatgAAAGTACATTCGTACGTACTCCGTGAGTCACCATaacattccgaaaaaattacgctttgatgcggtttatgggccggcggcgtcattgtgCCGTATTTCTTCCATGATAATCAAGACcagcacgttactgtgaatgggaatcggtaccgctcaatgataaccgaatatttttggtccgaattgGATTATATGGACTTGAATAATATGCAGTACTAACAGGACGGCGCGACAAACCACACagtgaatgtcacaatcgatttattgaaaaccaagtttggttaAAGTGTTATCTTACGAAATGTGACTAGACCATGCGATTTGACGTCGCTAGATTATTTTCTGTAGGACTACGTTAAGTCTGTGGTCTAGGCAAACAAGCCTGCGACGATTGATGTAcctcgtacgaatatcgaacgtgaaattacagcagtatcggccgatttaatGAAGatcgtcgaaaattggtttCAGCGTCCGGTCTTCTGCATAAGTGCCCGTGATGGCCATGCGAAACTATTCGGggtccatacataatggcatcggatgtttttcacagaaataaacaatttcattgatatcgCGAACCggttttgtttaattaaaacaaaaaaacttttgtagcgctcttattgcaAAACCCGTTACCTCTACATTTAAGCCAACAAGAATATAGCCTTTTGCTATCGATTATGAAATGTTAGTCTTTGCGAAtagttttgcaaaattattacttttagtttgtttttccTTTTAGTTCTTAATACAAAACACGCATAATACAAAACACGCATGTTTACGTAAAACTTGTTGTAAAAACCTTTTTAATTCGAATAAAagatgtatttattttttaattaaaattccctttttacagttattcagtgtttgtgtttattgtttttttttttctttcacaaaattatttcgatttttattacaGCATATCAGTGCGATCAGTTTTGTAATCGACTTAAACGATGTTAAGTCAGATACATTTGTAAATTCATTCAAGTTACAttaaagcaaatacatatatctactaATACATAAATTGTCTAACATTTGttagttgaaaaataaagtatACGCACCAGCATCCATAATTGACCAATCAAAtcgattaatttaaaaaaaaatttatataatatacacaaattACAAAGTACTGTTttttagtaaacaaaatttacGTAAATTTGCAAGTCAATACGTAGACTATCCGGCTTAACAGCGTGTGCTTACGCTTTCAATACGCTTGATGTACTGCCAATTTGCGAAATTAGAAACAAATACATAGACAAATGGCCGGTTACTCACTTTTGCATCCATACACATTACATGTAGATTCACTCATCATGCGAAGAGCATTTTTTTAGGCTACTAAAGAGAGTTTTTTCCCTTACACATATTCACGAAGATGAAGCCATATGGAGTGAAAGGTGTTTCACTTTGACTAACGAGTATAAATCAACGCCTAAGAGAGAGCGCGTGCGCCTCTATCTGTTGTGGGCATGTCAAGTAGTTGTCCGTCATGCTCAAGTTAGCATAGAAGTTCCATGATTGTTTATTTacaactttataaaaaataaataaatcaatcagtatataaacacaattttttttggcttgcggcgaaaaattgtattgaagtacatatgtatgtacatatgttcaacagTTGACTCATGACAGTCTCGTGCTACAGCAAATACATTACATattcttaaattgaaataatgGTATTATTTTAAGTTCTGTTCTGGATGCTGGCTTCATTATTTCATGAGTTATAAATAGTATTTTAATGGCTATGGAAGGAATTCCTATACAACATGGCAATATATTCTTCCACCACTTTACTCTTTCCAttataagtaaaatttaaagcaacttcgaaaatttaattacatttttttaaattaagttaagttactttaagttaagttaactCAAGTCAAGTCAAGTCAAGTCAAGTCAAGCCAAGTTAAGTTAACTCAGGtttagttaagttaagtaaagtttagttaagttatgttatgttatgttatgttaaattAAGTAAAGTTAACCTACGTTAAGTTACGATAATTCACtgctattaatattttctataatttaatttccttaaatttacttaaaatttcatttaagtcAAATCAAGTCAAGTTAAGCTAAGTTACGTTAAGTTTAGTCAAATTGGGTTAAGTTTTAtgttttcacttaatttaattccattttattgattataattttcattacttttatttcaattaatatacGCTCAAAAATAATGTGCTTTAACCCCATGCTAACACCTTTCCCGAGCGTCTTCAGGGGTCACGTGTAATTTCACCACAATACTGATTACTCATACACGCGTATGGCAAACACAAAAAGTGTTGCGTCGTGATTCTCTTTGCTTGTACCAAATCGGTGAAGTTTGCGATTCTTACTTTTTTCCTCTAGTGAGAGCTAAGCAGAGAAAGCCAAAATCGTAAGTGGATTTGAGTTGAAGAAAATGTCGATATTGAGcgctattttaaatattaaccaATAGTAATGTTAATTTAGAGTAGATTcggtttataaattttaaattctacccTCTAAGCTTGTGAGATGTGGGTGTGTATATGAGAGGTAAGTCGATTTTGATAATTTGAAAGATACTAGTATATTGAAAACATAGTCGATGGTACTCACAAGTACTGCTTCTtcaatatgtagaaatatagtTTATGAAACTTCAACTTGCAATGGTGAAATTAAACTAATAAGATAAAAACTCACTAACGACAatgtcaagcgaaaacggtggTGATCGAATCGAGGTGAGCCGGCGCAAATATGTTTGGTGAAATTATCAGAGAATCTTTATGCTTATGCTTGATTTTATTGTGAAAAGATCGGTAAATTTGCGACACATCTTAAGAAACTTAAGTGATGTTTTAACACACGAACCAGATCACTACAcacgttgaaaaaaaaaatgtttcagtaTTTGGC contains:
- the LOC126759849 gene encoding uncharacterized protein LOC126759849 isoform X3, whose amino-acid sequence is MDAVTGAQRSASISSRSIKCIGDTQSIGMCARRVKARKQMWIQGVAKSDNTSANEQSEDVELTMKVQVVADIDNNSKASNVANISRLPECHMPATTTSPTSTRQLLRNLLSFTLITMLYLLLSLPAPSLIEAAPAPWSNACGYTLANDSANKQHVNRTAPRAKILCELRGNLTKQNKTLRPFMGPKNVSKVYSKHSYAFLKVAGRKNVTSSANDTHMTFNFRFSR